Proteins found in one Methanofollis sp. genomic segment:
- a CDS encoding P-II family nitrogen regulator yields the protein MKKIEAIIRSTKFDDVKAALEGIGMVSMTVSEVKGRGQQKGVRQQWRGAEYVVDFFPKTRIELVVPDEKVDGAIAAIAGAAQTGQIGDGKIFVIPVERVIRVRTGEEGEAALR from the coding sequence ATGAAAAAGATCGAGGCAATCATCAGATCGACGAAATTCGATGACGTGAAGGCCGCCCTCGAAGGTATCGGGATGGTCTCCATGACTGTCTCCGAGGTGAAGGGGAGGGGCCAGCAGAAGGGCGTCAGGCAGCAGTGGCGCGGCGCCGAGTACGTCGTCGACTTCTTCCCGAAGACCAGGATCGAACTGGTCGTCCCTGACGAGAAGGTGGACGGGGCCATCGCCGCCATCGCAGGGGCCGCACAGACCGGCCAGATCGGCGACGGCAAGATCTTCGTGATCCCGGTCGAACGCGTGATCAGGGTGCGGACCGGAGAGGAGGGCGAAGCAGCCCTCCGATAA